One Ahaetulla prasina isolate Xishuangbanna chromosome 1, ASM2864084v1, whole genome shotgun sequence DNA window includes the following coding sequences:
- the SF3B5 gene encoding splicing factor 3B subunit 5, translating into MTDRYTIHSQLEHLQSKYIGTGHADTTKWEWLVNQHRDSYCSYMGHFDLLNYFAIAEDESKARVRFNLMEKMLQPCGPPADKPDES; encoded by the coding sequence ATGACGGACCGTTACACGATTCACAGCCAGTTGGAGCATCTGCAGTCCAAGTACATCGGGACCGGCCACGCCGACACCACCAAGTGGGAGTGGCTCGTCAACCAGCACCGGGACTCCTATTGCTCCTACATGGGCCATTTCGACCTGCTCAACTACTTCGCCATCGCCGAGGACGAAAGCAAAGCCCGCGTCCGCTTCAACCTCATGGAGAAGATGCTGCAACCCTGCGGGCCGCCTGCCGACAAGCCCGACGAGTCTTAA